TCACCACCCGGCTGCTGCACATCCAGCTGCGGGCGCTGGGCCTGCGGAAGAGCGGGTACTCCAGCATCGAGCTGTGCTCGCGCGGAGAGGAAGCCCTGGAGCGGCTGTCGGCGGATCCGGCCGGCGTCGGCCTGGTGATCTGCGACCTGCGCATGCCCGGCATGGACGGCGTCGAGTTCGTGCGCCATCTGGCCCAGGCCGGTTTCGGCGGCGCGCTGGCGCTGATGAGCGGCGCCGACGCGCGGGTGCTGCAGGCCGCGGAACAGGTGGCGCGCGCCCAGGGGCTGCATGTCCTCGGCACGCTGGCCAAGCCGGTGCAGCCCGCGGCGCTGCGCGCCCTGCTGGACGGCCATCGCGACGCCGACGGCAGGGGCGACGCAGGCGAGGCGTCGGCCGGGTTCTCCGCGCAGGACGCGGCCGAACTGGAATCGGCGATCACGGCCGGCGAGCTGTTCAACCTCTACCAGCCGAAGGTGGACCTGCACAGCGGTGAAGTGGTCGCGGTCGAGGCCCTGGCGCGCTGGCAGCACCGCACGCGCGGCATCGTCATGCCGGCCGAGTTTGTCCCGCTGGCCGAGAAGGCCGGGCTGATCCGCCCGCTGGCGCGCGTCGTGCTGTCCAACGCGCTGCACGACGCCCGCAACTGGACGACCGGCGGCCGCGAACTGGACGTCGCGGTCAACCTGACCATGGCGAACCTGGCCACGCTCGACATCCCGGAGCGCATCGCCCGCCTGGCCGCGGCCGCGGGCTTCCCGCTGGAGCGACTGGTGCTCGAGCTGTCCGAGAGCCACCTGCCGACGGAGCCACAGGCGCAGCTGGACATCATGACGAGGCTGCGCCTGAAGGGTGTCCGGCTGGCGATCGACGAGTTCGGCACCGGCTTTTCCAACCTCGCG
The sequence above is a segment of the Luteimonas sp. MC1750 genome. Coding sequences within it:
- a CDS encoding EAL domain-containing response regulator, whose product is MKILVVDDDDFTTRLLHIQLRALGLRKSGYSSIELCSRGEEALERLSADPAGVGLVICDLRMPGMDGVEFVRHLAQAGFGGALALMSGADARVLQAAEQVARAQGLHVLGTLAKPVQPAALRALLDGHRDADGRGDAGEASAGFSAQDAAELESAITAGELFNLYQPKVDLHSGEVVAVEALARWQHRTRGIVMPAEFVPLAEKAGLIRPLARVVLSNALHDARNWTTGGRELDVAVNLTMANLATLDIPERIARLAAAAGFPLERLVLELSESHLPTEPQAQLDIMTRLRLKGVRLAIDEFGTGFSNLAQLREMPFSELKIDRGFVRGVAHDPSRRAMVQAALALARELDVQTVAVGVETTDDLACLREFGCHIGQGVLIAEPMPASDVMRWVTGWPSMRGGLMAA